The Montipora capricornis isolate CH-2021 chromosome 6, ASM3666992v2, whole genome shotgun sequence genome has a window encoding:
- the LOC138054343 gene encoding uncharacterized protein yields the protein MTPGFKPFTILRSLGRQSERLANNYISYASNVRRIRQQLWFNHRCKDLGLVPSGLRLKSPLNTQEAIQIVKATCRRLIRARINDCHRRLNHYNNRLQQRLDKLKQLIPTNLLDVIRDIADQRAKKTTEQYRIKTELKLTRLQRTKNKKRHKTDENWVRNISSRPLDKTETQVLSYGLKHSVTPKRIPTETIVSSVEAVLSRQRDLSEPTKDNIRSRIASTIQSASLTDNNLTKDERQALKRLRNDNDILILPADKGRVTVVMDKTDYHDKMDELVNDKQTYEVLKRDPTPALQRKLNSKLLHLKKADAIDIRRYNRLRCPVPQPAKLYGLPKLHKPNVPMRPIVSFCGSPTYELSKYLTTILKPLTDESRHKLQSTETFINAIKTVQVPDDHKLVSFDGVLHH from the exons atgactcctgggttcaaaccatttacaattttacgtTCACTTGGACGACAGAGCGAACGACTTGCCAACAACTACatcagttacgcaagcaacGTCAGACGAATACGACAACAACTCTGGTTCAACCACCGCTGCAAAGATCTCGGCCTTGTTCCGTCTGGTCTTCGACTGAAGTCTCCGCTGAACACACAAGAGGCTATCCAGATCGTCAAAGCCACGTGCAGACGACTGATCCGAGCGCGGATTAATGACTGTCACAGAAGACTAAACCactacaacaacagactacagcaaCGACTTGACAAACTCAAACAACTTATACCGACTAACTTACTCGACGTTATACGCGACATTGCTGACCAACGAgctaagaaaacaactgaacaatACCGCATTAAGACGGAACTGAAACTTACACGACTtcaacgaaccaaaaacaagaaacgcCACAAGACGGACGAAAACTGGGTCAGGAATATCTCTTCCCGTCCCTTAGACAAGACTGAGACTCAAGTTCTCTCGTACGGACTAAAACATTCCGTGACGCCGAAACGTATACCGACTGAGACGATTGTATCCAGTGTTGAGGCGGTTCTGTCTCGTCAAAGAGATTTATCTGAGCCGACCAAGGACAACATCAGAAGTAGAATAGCTTCCACTATACAATCGGCTTCTCTTACAGATAACAACCTGACTAAAGACGAACGACAAGCACTGAAACGACTAAGGAACGACAACGACATCTTAATACTTCCCGCTGACAAAGGACGAGTGACTGTTGTTATGGACAAGACAGACTATCATGACAAGATGGACGAACTTGTTAACGACAAACAAACTTACGAAGTACTTAAACGAGACCCGACTCcagcacttcaacgaaaactcaaCAGTAAACTACTTCACCTTAAGAAAGCTGACGCGATCGACATCCGACGTTACAACAGGCTGAGATGCCCAGTACCGCAACCGGCTAAACTCTACGGCTTACCTAAACTACACAAACCTAACGTTCCTATGCGTCCCATAGTTTCGTTCTGTGGTTCGCCGACTTACGAACTGTCAAAATACCTCACTacgatactgaaaccactgactgacgaatcccgacacaaactacagtccaccgAAACCTTTATTAacgccatcaagacagtacaagtGCCTGACGAtcacaaactggtgtcttttgat GGCGTGCTCCATCATTAA